GGCCGCCGTGAAGTCCCTCGTCGTGATGTGTAGGGACCGGTCGTAGGACTCAGTCCAGAGGTAGATCGGCTCTCCGTCCCCGACGTCGGGCCACATCCGGAGGATCCCGAACGGGGGGCGGTGAATGACCTCCGACGTCGACGGTTTCGTCTCCGGCGTTCCTCGCCGAGAGGACGACGCTCGATGGATCACCCTCTCAACGATCGACGAGATCGACCGTCACGTCGAGATCTCTCCTGCCAGTAGCGTCCTCCTCGCGAACGTTCACTCGTTCGATGACGTACATCCGTAGCTTCGCCTGCTCGGTCGGTTCGACTAATCGTCGGCGGCGGCCCCAGCGGAGTCCGCACCGCCCGCCGCGGCGTCGCCCTCGATGCTCGGCGGGTACTTCCCGCGATCGAGTTTCAGGTCCGAGAGCGGCCGTGCCATGCAGGTGAGCGCGAACCGCTCGGCTTCCTGCTCGGTGAGTCCGCGGGCGGCCGGTTGCGTGACCTCGCCCTCTACGATCTCCGCCGAGCAGGCCAGACACATCCCGACGCGGCAGGAGTACTCCTGGGCGATCCCCTCCTCCAGACAGCGCTTGAGGATCGTCTCGGTCTCTTTCACCTCGATCGTCTCGCCGGTGGTGACGAACTCGACGGTGTGGGCAGTCATAGCCCCGGATACGAAGAGGTCTATGAAAAACCCTTCCTCACTTCCGTCCTCGCGCGGCCGACGGAAATCTGGCAAGAGTTTTCTCCGCGGGGCCGGGAAGGCGTGTATGAGCACGCGCGAGCACGACGTGGTCGTCGTCGGCGCCGGCACGGCCGGCTGTTACGCCGCGGCGACCGTCGCGGGGGCGGGCTACGACGTCGCGTTGGTAGAGCGGAAATCCGAGACGGAGGCGGGCCACATCGCCTGTGGCGACGCGCTCAAGGGCTCGGACGCCTTCCCGACCGCGATCCCCCGGTCGAGGATCGAGGCGTCGATGACGAACACCGACGTCGACCACGGCCGGTTCGAACTCCCCGAACACGACACGGTCGTCGAGATCCCGATCCCCGGCGAACTCGCGGTGCTGGACCGCTGGGAGTACGGCCGACAGCTGATCGCGGGCGCGGAGGACGCGGGCGCGGAGATCCACTACGACACGGTGGTCCAGGACGTCGTCCAGCCCAACGGCCGGATCGAGGGCGTGCGAGCGATCAGAAAGGGCGAGCCGATCGAGTACAGCGCCGAGGTCGTCATCGACGGCGCGGGCGCGCTCTCGATCCTCCAGGATCGGGCGGACCTCTCAGAGGCGACGTTCGACACGAACGTCACCTACTCGCAGTTCTCCTCCGCGTATCGAGAGATCGTCGAGGTCGAGGAGCCGGTCGAGTGGGAGGACGCGCTCGTGTTCAAGCCGACCGAACGCGCGGCGGGCTACCTCTGGTACTTCCCACGAACGAGCACGGAGATCAACGCCGGTGTCGGTTTCCAGATGACCGAAGAGCCGATGCAGCTCGTCGACGACCTGAAACGAGACCTGCGGAGCCGATCCGAGTTCAGAAACGCGCGCGTGACCGACAAACTCGGCGCGGCGCTGCCCACCCGACGACCGTACGACTCGGCCGTCGCACCCGGCATGGTCGCGGTCGGTGACTCGGCGGGTCACGTCAACCCCACCACGGGTGGTGGGATGGCGGGAGCGGCCTACGCGGGCGAGTACGCGGGCGAGGAGATCGTCGCCTCGCTCGAATCGGGCGACCGCTCCGAGGAGGCGCTCTGGAACTACAACGAGCGGGTGATGGAGCACTTCGGCGGGCGGTTCGCCGCCCTCGACGTCTACAACGTCATGTCCACCGCCGTCGAGACCGACGACCTGATGGGGCTGCTCGCGGCCCTCCCCGGACAGAAGCTCTCGGACGCGCTCTACTCCGGCAGCGCGGACATCGGCTGGAAGCTGAAGCTGCAGGCCGCGGTGAAGAGCTACGGCTACTGGGGCGTGATCTGGACCTTTTATCAGACGAAACAGCTCGCCGACGAGCTCTTGGAACACTACGAGGCGTATCCGAGTTCGCCCGAGGGACTGGCCGCCTGGCAGCGAGAACGCGACGCGCTGATGGATCGGATCTACGAGACGACCGGCGCCGAGGCGAAGTACTGAGCGTTCGAAAACTTAGTGCGTCGCGCGGTACTCGCCGTGTTTCACGCCGATCGCGAGCGCCAGCAGCCCGAAGACGATCATCGACGGCGCGACCATCATCAGCACCGTCTCCGTCGTCATCCCCACCGGCCTGGTGAGCAGGACGGCGACGCCGACCCCGACGATCGCGAGGAACGCGACGGCCGTCTTCGTCGTATCTAACTCCATGCCCTCCGTTGGTCGCCGTCGGAATGAGGCGTGTCGGTTCCCGACGGCGATCGCACTCGCAGTCGGTGTCTCGTCCCGCCGCGTGCGACGGGACGGATGAATCGGAGCGACACCGCGTGTTCTACGAGTCACCTGACGTCGTACTCGGAGACGTCGGTGGAGCCACAGGACGGACACATCAACTCGTCCGAATCGAGCGCCGTCCCGCACTCTCTGCACTCGTAGATGACGGCCGCGTCGTCATCCAGCCACCTCCGCACGGTGTCTGCGAGTGACATCGTGCTGGCGAAGTTACTCCCGGGGTGGTCTTAGGCGTTGTGTATCGATCGAATCGGCAGAAACCGTCACGCTCGCGGCCTGACGACGTCGGCGAGCGTCACAAGAACCCCCAGTAGCCACCCCAGTGGGACGGCGATCGCGAACCACATCGCGACGTACGCGACTCCCTCCAGCGAGTAGTGTCCACGGAGGTAGCTCTCGATCCCGCC
This region of Halalkalicoccus sp. CGA53 genomic DNA includes:
- a CDS encoding geranylgeranyl reductase family protein, whose translation is MSTREHDVVVVGAGTAGCYAAATVAGAGYDVALVERKSETEAGHIACGDALKGSDAFPTAIPRSRIEASMTNTDVDHGRFELPEHDTVVEIPIPGELAVLDRWEYGRQLIAGAEDAGAEIHYDTVVQDVVQPNGRIEGVRAIRKGEPIEYSAEVVIDGAGALSILQDRADLSEATFDTNVTYSQFSSAYREIVEVEEPVEWEDALVFKPTERAAGYLWYFPRTSTEINAGVGFQMTEEPMQLVDDLKRDLRSRSEFRNARVTDKLGAALPTRRPYDSAVAPGMVAVGDSAGHVNPTTGGGMAGAAYAGEYAGEEIVASLESGDRSEEALWNYNERVMEHFGGRFAALDVYNVMSTAVETDDLMGLLAALPGQKLSDALYSGSADIGWKLKLQAAVKSYGYWGVIWTFYQTKQLADELLEHYEAYPSSPEGLAAWQRERDALMDRIYETTGAEAKY
- a CDS encoding DUF7333 family protein, which gives rise to MELDTTKTAVAFLAIVGVGVAVLLTRPVGMTTETVLMMVAPSMIVFGLLALAIGVKHGEYRATH
- a CDS encoding 2Fe-2S iron-sulfur cluster-binding protein, which gives rise to MTAHTVEFVTTGETIEVKETETILKRCLEEGIAQEYSCRVGMCLACSAEIVEGEVTQPAARGLTEQEAERFALTCMARPLSDLKLDRGKYPPSIEGDAAAGGADSAGAAADD